A genomic region of Spartinivicinus poritis contains the following coding sequences:
- the sbcD gene encoding exonuclease subunit SbcD, producing MRLLHTSDWHLGQHFMNKSREAEHQAFLEWLLTTIDEQKIDILVVAGDIFDTGTPPSYARKLYNNLMVGIQNTHCQQVLMVGGNHDSVAVLHESRRILSCLNITVIGGISDHLEEQVLTIKNNNGHPTAIICAVPYIRPRDVLSSQAGQTQIEKQQSLEQAIADHYQQLFNIAQQKAKISNQAQLLPIIMTGHLATVGGQSSESVRDIYIGSLSAFPARHFPPADYIALGHLHSSQQVSGVDHIRYSGSPIPLSFDEVDNAKQVLCIELTSNGLASIESIEVPRFQPMATVKGNLADIEQQLEQLEAPPQGQSTWLEIVIQEDDYLTDLQARLQQLIADKPFEILKLKRARTQQQTIEREAKETLTDLSPIDVFQRRLAQETMDESLKNQLTQHFKTILNEIKEDETQPTTSISCKEKATV from the coding sequence ATGCGTCTACTCCATACATCAGATTGGCACTTGGGCCAACACTTTATGAATAAAAGCCGAGAGGCTGAGCACCAGGCGTTTTTGGAGTGGTTACTGACCACAATTGATGAACAAAAAATAGACATATTAGTCGTAGCTGGTGACATTTTTGATACAGGCACGCCACCTAGCTATGCACGAAAGTTGTACAACAACTTGATGGTAGGGATTCAAAATACTCACTGCCAGCAAGTGTTGATGGTAGGAGGTAACCATGACTCAGTCGCTGTGTTACACGAATCTCGCCGCATTCTATCTTGTTTAAATATCACCGTTATTGGTGGCATATCAGACCACCTTGAAGAGCAAGTGCTTACAATCAAGAACAACAATGGTCATCCAACAGCCATTATCTGTGCAGTACCTTATATTCGACCAAGAGACGTATTAAGCAGTCAAGCAGGACAAACTCAAATAGAAAAGCAGCAGAGTTTAGAACAAGCCATCGCTGATCATTATCAGCAGCTTTTTAATATTGCACAACAAAAGGCCAAAATCAGCAATCAAGCACAGCTTCTACCCATTATCATGACAGGTCACTTGGCCACAGTAGGGGGGCAATCTTCAGAATCAGTGCGCGATATCTATATTGGTAGCTTGTCAGCCTTTCCTGCACGACACTTTCCCCCAGCCGACTATATTGCCTTAGGTCATCTACACAGTAGTCAACAAGTGTCGGGGGTAGATCATATTCGCTATTCAGGGTCCCCTATTCCGCTGAGTTTTGATGAAGTGGATAACGCTAAGCAAGTGTTGTGTATTGAGCTGACAAGTAATGGCTTGGCTTCTATCGAAAGTATTGAAGTACCCCGCTTTCAACCAATGGCTACCGTTAAAGGTAATTTAGCCGATATTGAGCAACAGCTTGAACAGCTGGAAGCACCACCACAAGGGCAATCTACTTGGCTAGAAATCGTTATTCAGGAAGATGATTACTTGACTGATTTACAAGCTCGACTCCAACAGCTGATCGCCGACAAACCTTTTGAAATATTGAAGTTAAAGCGAGCCCGCACCCAACAACAAACAATTGAGCGAGAAGCTAAAGAAACGCTAACAGATTTATCTCCTATCGATGTATTTCAACGGCGGCTAGCCCAAGAAACTATGGATGAGTCACTAAAAAATCAGTTAACGCAACATTTCAAAACCATACTAAATGAGATAAAAGAAGACGAGACTCAACCGACAACAAGCATAAGTTGCAAGGAAAAAGCTACTGTATAA
- a CDS encoding AAA family ATPase — translation MKILSLRLKNINSLKGEWLIDFTAPDFANNGLFAITGPTGAGKTTLLDAICLALYHETPRLKVSVASNDLMSRHTAECSAEVEFEVKNNRYRASWQQRRARGKSKGKLQSPVAELAILNGSTNNVIIADKLAETRKQIEAVTGLDFSRFTKSILLAQGGFAAFLNAKPNERAELLEELTGTDIYGNISQRVYEHCQHEKNKLSLLNDKVNITEPLSSETKNQIISKQESLANTTNQLEVALKEYSQKKQWLEQISDSKVKIQQTKDKIEQHQNTITQATPDIKKLEAHQPALEIKPIYKSWQDANQRYSNNQQTIDECLNAQKSIQDSIKQAEQQVKSLTETYQQYQAKQNKLEKLADQVTPLDYKIADLISQKQRFESDLQNLKQQLTKQQNSLKNASSQQAETESNYISAKNYLDTHSQHKYLAEKLPLWKEQLKQRQTLSQQEKEYTNKVLSTKKSIEEKSYQINEINVELNASRLLLQEQQSQLQILSSQIKQILGEYNNDTLENAYHQSIEQRPLLKELEKLTKRYYELTVKQNNLLNSYNTTKQKLAELNSKKQEKSKIKIAIQEHIASIEKNLSLELNIQSLSKHRLKLQKGDPCPLCGSEEHPAIAEYQQVDPSKTEQQLLAKRNELTEIEVVLTYNNNETITINQQIQYNQQQIEDVIQELKKCENEWQFVIDKLQVVAAINNESTITQLLQTANEQHEQLTKQWKHYKAVNKQLTDQQQHIQKMEAQQHENDLKLLNQAVENLQAQHQTETKELKNTQQQLAELEAILNQEFAVFNDSLPNVANQNDWLSKQNLSSQTYQQTQQQHNELLQALADNKLVINSLEKDTKQTVSLIEDSTNSLSAVNNQLTILQSERYALFGDKQIDTERRQLKEQLSVKEQQLQKAKDQLNHQNQNHNQLKGQITTLQQSKQVLTKQLQETSQQWQQALTDSPFVSQQSFEQAILSPIEYQQLKQLKRQLDNEQQRNQGLLQDAEQTLSDLQAKQLTGLTISEINHQLTELVKQQKQTQEDMAELKATLKADETAQQKQQSLLAEIQQQQSITDVWVKLDSLIGSAKGDKFRRFAQGVTLDHLVYLANQHIQRLHGRYQLKRKLTEELDLVVVDTWQADVERDTKTLSGGESFLISLALALALSDLVSHKTSIDSLFLDEGFGTLDAETLDTALDALDALNASGKMVGIISHVDALKERIPTQIQVKKSNGLGYSKLDKRFAV, via the coding sequence ATGAAAATCTTAAGCTTACGGTTAAAAAATATTAACTCCCTTAAAGGTGAATGGCTCATTGATTTTACTGCGCCAGACTTTGCTAACAATGGGCTCTTTGCTATTACAGGCCCAACTGGAGCAGGAAAAACAACATTACTAGACGCCATCTGTTTAGCCCTATACCACGAAACTCCACGCTTAAAAGTGTCTGTTGCCAGCAATGACTTAATGAGCCGACACACAGCAGAATGCTCAGCTGAAGTAGAATTTGAAGTAAAAAATAACCGTTACCGAGCCAGTTGGCAGCAGCGACGCGCCAGAGGTAAATCTAAAGGAAAGTTACAATCTCCTGTAGCAGAACTCGCTATATTAAATGGTTCTACAAACAATGTGATTATTGCTGATAAATTAGCAGAAACTCGAAAACAAATAGAAGCTGTCACTGGTCTAGACTTTAGTCGCTTCACTAAGTCTATTTTGTTAGCCCAAGGAGGCTTTGCTGCTTTTTTGAATGCAAAGCCCAATGAACGAGCTGAATTATTAGAAGAATTAACTGGTACTGATATTTATGGAAATATTTCCCAGCGGGTTTATGAGCATTGTCAACATGAAAAAAATAAATTATCACTGTTAAATGATAAAGTTAACATCACTGAGCCACTCAGCTCTGAAACAAAAAATCAAATAATTTCAAAGCAGGAAAGCCTAGCTAACACTACAAACCAGCTAGAAGTAGCATTAAAAGAGTATAGCCAAAAAAAACAATGGTTAGAGCAAATAAGCGATTCCAAAGTAAAAATACAACAAACCAAAGATAAGATTGAGCAACACCAGAATACTATAACTCAAGCCACTCCTGATATTAAAAAACTAGAAGCACACCAGCCTGCTTTAGAAATCAAACCAATCTATAAATCCTGGCAAGATGCAAACCAACGTTATAGCAATAATCAGCAGACTATAGATGAATGTCTTAACGCACAAAAGTCAATTCAGGACTCCATCAAGCAAGCTGAACAACAGGTTAAATCACTAACAGAGACTTACCAACAATACCAAGCAAAACAAAATAAACTGGAGAAACTAGCTGATCAGGTGACGCCTCTAGACTATAAAATAGCAGACCTTATCAGTCAGAAGCAAAGGTTTGAAAGTGATTTACAGAATCTAAAACAACAGCTAACGAAACAACAAAACTCTCTTAAAAACGCTAGTAGCCAACAAGCAGAGACTGAATCAAACTATATTAGTGCAAAAAACTATCTAGACACACATTCACAACACAAATACTTAGCAGAAAAACTCCCATTATGGAAAGAACAACTAAAACAGCGACAAACTCTTAGTCAGCAAGAAAAAGAATACACTAACAAAGTGTTATCTACCAAAAAATCAATTGAAGAAAAAAGCTATCAAATTAATGAAATTAATGTCGAACTTAATGCGTCTAGACTATTGTTACAGGAGCAACAAAGTCAGCTGCAAATATTATCTAGCCAAATTAAACAGATATTAGGTGAATATAACAATGATACGCTTGAGAATGCTTATCACCAGTCAATAGAGCAACGTCCTTTGTTAAAGGAGCTTGAAAAGCTGACCAAGCGCTACTATGAACTAACTGTTAAACAAAACAATCTTTTAAATAGTTACAATACAACTAAACAAAAGCTTGCTGAGCTGAATAGTAAAAAACAAGAAAAAAGTAAGATTAAAATAGCAATACAAGAGCATATTGCCAGTATTGAGAAAAATTTAAGCTTAGAGCTTAATATTCAAAGCTTATCAAAACATAGGCTTAAGCTACAAAAAGGCGATCCTTGCCCTTTGTGCGGTTCAGAAGAACACCCAGCAATAGCGGAATACCAGCAGGTTGACCCATCAAAAACTGAACAACAGCTCCTCGCCAAGCGGAATGAGTTAACTGAAATAGAAGTCGTTTTAACATATAACAATAACGAAACTATTACGATTAATCAGCAAATACAGTATAACCAACAGCAAATAGAAGATGTCATTCAAGAACTTAAAAAATGCGAAAATGAATGGCAGTTTGTCATAGATAAATTACAAGTAGTGGCAGCAATAAATAATGAAAGCACTATTACCCAGCTTTTACAAACAGCTAATGAACAGCATGAGCAACTAACCAAACAATGGAAACACTATAAAGCTGTCAATAAGCAGTTAACAGATCAACAGCAACACATTCAAAAAATGGAAGCCCAACAGCATGAGAATGATTTAAAACTACTAAATCAAGCCGTAGAGAATCTACAAGCTCAACACCAGACTGAAACGAAAGAATTAAAGAATACTCAGCAACAGCTGGCTGAATTAGAAGCTATTCTTAACCAGGAGTTTGCTGTTTTTAATGACTCTCTACCTAATGTAGCTAATCAAAATGACTGGCTAAGCAAACAAAACTTATCAAGCCAAACATACCAACAAACTCAACAACAGCATAATGAACTACTGCAGGCATTAGCTGATAATAAGTTAGTTATTAATAGCTTAGAAAAAGATACCAAGCAAACAGTCAGCTTAATAGAAGACTCAACTAATTCATTAAGTGCAGTTAATAATCAATTAACAATACTCCAGTCAGAACGTTATGCTCTTTTTGGTGATAAACAAATTGATACTGAGCGCCGTCAATTAAAAGAGCAGTTAAGTGTTAAAGAGCAGCAATTGCAAAAAGCTAAGGACCAGTTGAACCACCAGAACCAAAATCATAATCAGCTTAAAGGGCAAATAACTACACTACAGCAAAGCAAGCAAGTATTAACCAAACAGCTACAAGAAACCTCTCAGCAATGGCAGCAAGCCTTAACTGATAGCCCATTTGTCAGCCAGCAATCATTTGAACAGGCTATATTATCACCTATTGAATATCAGCAATTAAAACAATTAAAACGACAGCTTGATAATGAGCAGCAACGCAATCAGGGATTATTGCAAGATGCAGAACAAACACTAAGTGATTTGCAGGCAAAGCAACTCACAGGACTTACAATTTCTGAAATCAATCACCAGCTAACCGAACTTGTTAAACAACAAAAACAAACACAAGAAGACATGGCTGAACTGAAAGCTACCCTAAAAGCAGATGAAACAGCACAACAAAAGCAGCAATCATTATTAGCAGAAATTCAGCAACAACAGTCTATTACAGATGTCTGGGTAAAGTTAGACAGCCTGATCGGATCAGCTAAAGGCGACAAGTTTCGTCGTTTTGCCCAAGGTGTCACCTTAGACCACTTAGTATATCTGGCTAATCAACATATACAGCGATTACATGGCCGCTACCAACTGAAGCGCAAACTTACTGAAGAGCTAGACTTAGTAGTAGTTGACACCTGGCAAGCAGATGTAGAAAGAGACACCAAAACCTTATCAGGTGGAGAGAGTTTTTTAATTAGCCTTGCATTAGCCTTAGCACTCTCTGACTTGGTAAGCCATAAAACATCAATCGACTCTTTATTTTTAGACGAAGGATTCGGTACCCTTGATGCTGAAACACTCGATACAGCTCTTGATGCCTTAGATGCACTCAACGCTAGTGGTAAGATGGTAGGAATTATTTCTCATGTTGATGCACTAAAAGAAAGAATTCCTACCCAAATTCAAGTCAAAAAGAGTAATGGTTTGGGTTATAGTAAATTGGATAAGCGGTTTGCTGTATAA
- a CDS encoding substrate-binding periplasmic protein — translation MIVKSLSLMIVIASMLQLSANELLVVTENWPPYNYREKGQVVGASTEVVKKVLAKANYKYSIHLYPWARSYQIALYKPNVIIYTILRTPERESLFKWIGPLFSGKQFYLYKLSSRRDIALSNVSDAKEYIVGVMRGDVSHQFLSSVGFEEKKALSISVSEEENIKKLYAFKVDLISGNNITLPIRLKKLGLKFEDVYPAIMTFKYNYYMAVSNNTSNEVYNKLNNAFKEIYNDDIKNKIIKKHNISP, via the coding sequence ATGATAGTAAAAAGCTTAAGCTTGATGATTGTTATTGCTAGCATGTTACAGCTAAGTGCTAATGAATTATTAGTGGTGACAGAGAATTGGCCTCCCTATAATTATCGCGAAAAAGGCCAAGTTGTTGGGGCCTCAACAGAAGTAGTTAAAAAAGTATTAGCAAAGGCAAACTATAAATATAGCATTCACTTATATCCTTGGGCTCGATCATATCAAATTGCTCTATATAAACCTAATGTAATCATTTATACCATTTTACGTACTCCAGAAAGAGAGTCCCTATTTAAGTGGATAGGACCACTATTTTCAGGTAAGCAATTTTACCTATATAAGCTAAGTAGTCGGAGAGACATTGCTCTTTCAAATGTCAGTGATGCAAAAGAATATATTGTTGGGGTTATGCGAGGCGATGTTAGTCATCAGTTTTTAAGTTCAGTAGGATTTGAAGAAAAGAAAGCGCTGAGTATTTCTGTTTCAGAAGAAGAAAATATTAAGAAGCTATATGCATTTAAAGTGGACTTGATTTCTGGAAATAACATCACTTTACCCATTAGACTGAAAAAGCTAGGCCTCAAATTTGAGGACGTCTATCCAGCAATAATGACTTTTAAATATAACTACTACATGGCTGTTAGTAATAATACCTCTAATGAGGTCTATAATAAGTTAAATAATGCATTTAAAGAAATTTATAATGATGATATTAAAAATAAAATTATAAAAAAGCATAATATTTCTCCTTGA
- a CDS encoding DUF4124 domain-containing protein, which produces MLRTTAFNTVFLFITAMLANIASAEIYRWVDQNGKVHFSDKKPQHKQVNTVNINQTNTYQNVELKPLGPSSVSTNRKRNKGVVMYSAEWCGYCKVARNYFQSKNIPFKEYDIEKSQKGRDDFNKLGGGGVPLILVGKKRMSGFTQQRFDNLYYRKK; this is translated from the coding sequence ATGCTAAGGACAACAGCTTTTAACACGGTATTTCTGTTTATCACCGCAATGTTGGCCAACATCGCCAGTGCTGAAATTTATCGATGGGTAGATCAAAATGGCAAAGTTCACTTCAGCGACAAGAAGCCGCAACATAAGCAAGTAAACACTGTTAATATCAATCAAACCAATACTTACCAAAATGTTGAGTTAAAGCCTTTAGGGCCTTCTTCCGTTAGCACTAACAGAAAGCGTAATAAAGGGGTTGTCATGTATAGTGCTGAGTGGTGCGGTTACTGCAAAGTTGCACGCAATTATTTCCAGTCAAAAAATATTCCATTTAAAGAGTATGATATTGAAAAAAGCCAAAAAGGCCGTGATGATTTTAATAAGCTGGGTGGCGGCGGTGTACCACTTATTTTGGTAGGTAAAAAAAGAATGTCAGGCTTTACTCAGCAACGATTTGACAATTTATATTACCGAAAAAAGTGA